The following are from one region of the candidate division WOR-3 bacterium genome:
- a CDS encoding M14 family zinc carboxypeptidase: MNNKILLFLFFIFSFTFATEKLVEVRIFKQADILYLSEQGFDIITRKGDFLYILTDEKGIGELMGLGYPIKIVYEDYQKEMEKISLQYPSFQEVLFQLDSLARRFPEITKLETLGYSGSYPIVSMKITDNPLIEEEEPEIKITGCHHGNEKISTAICLYYIKRLLNEYYENPLINYLVNNREIWIIPILNSDGYVRNRRYNNNNVDLNRDYGYMWAGSGNSPSPLSQNETKIMRELSVNNNFSFSYDYHSAASYVNYLWDFHPKDPPDSNYIIYLSQRYADSTYGSSTTRLVPINGYDWYMVRGSSQDYLFGVFGTLSWTIETQQPSSQIQIDSIGMANYRAFIDVLRIMKKGIIGKVIDSITNEPIPALITFYSPKRWHIYNDPFLGDFYKPLPEGEYNMIVYACGYYPKMIENIIVNPDTATEILVKLIPNENPIGFAYRVYYVKRTDTDSLNPTLTTDCLGLPDSLFYSLCFGGEIVLEVDKRKPIRNFSGIDFVVYEGDDGITESYDCYVSLDLINWHYCGRGLGTQGFDLNNTPLDSAYYIKIVDVNSGSNNLPYAGFDLDGVIYYIGEVGIAENNVNKRINNDKFRIFNYLGQNISNRGIKNLKKGVYFIKNREEIRKIVKIRD, encoded by the coding sequence ATGAATAATAAAATATTATTATTCTTATTTTTTATATTTAGTTTTACTTTTGCTACTGAAAAACTGGTTGAGGTGAGGATTTTTAAGCAGGCAGATATCTTATATCTCTCAGAACAAGGTTTTGATATTATTACCCGCAAAGGTGATTTTCTTTATATTTTAACCGATGAAAAGGGAATTGGAGAATTGATGGGTTTAGGTTATCCGATAAAGATTGTTTATGAAGATTATCAAAAGGAGATGGAAAAGATAAGTTTACAATATCCTTCTTTCCAAGAGGTTCTTTTTCAGTTAGATTCTTTAGCCCGTAGATTTCCGGAAATAACCAAATTAGAAACATTAGGTTATAGTGGAAGTTATCCGATAGTCAGTATGAAAATAACCGATAATCCTTTGATAGAAGAAGAGGAGCCGGAAATAAAGATTACTGGTTGCCATCACGGAAATGAGAAGATTTCAACAGCGATTTGTTTATATTATATTAAAAGATTATTAAATGAATATTATGAAAATCCTTTAATAAATTATCTTGTTAATAACCGAGAAATTTGGATTATTCCGATATTGAACTCAGATGGTTATGTAAGAAACAGACGATATAACAATAATAATGTAGATTTAAACCGGGATTATGGTTATATGTGGGCAGGGAGTGGAAATAGTCCTTCTCCTTTATCGCAAAATGAAACAAAGATAATGAGAGAATTGTCAGTTAATAATAATTTTTCTTTCTCTTACGATTATCATTCGGCTGCTTCTTATGTGAATTACTTATGGGATTTTCATCCAAAAGACCCGCCCGATTCTAATTATATTATCTATCTTTCCCAAAGATATGCAGATTCTACTTATGGTTCTTCTACCACTCGTTTGGTGCCAATTAATGGTTATGATTGGTATATGGTAAGGGGTTCTTCTCAGGATTATCTTTTTGGTGTTTTTGGAACATTATCTTGGACAATTGAAACCCAACAGCCATCGTCCCAAATACAAATAGATTCAATAGGTATGGCAAATTATCGGGCATTTATTGATGTTTTAAGGATTATGAAAAAGGGGATTATTGGTAAGGTTATTGATTCAATTACGAATGAGCCAATACCGGCACTAATTACCTTTTATTCACCAAAGAGATGGCATATATATAATGACCCATTTTTAGGCGATTTTTATAAGCCATTACCAGAAGGAGAGTATAATATGATAGTATATGCTTGTGGATATTATCCAAAAATGATTGAAAATATAATAGTAAATCCTGATACTGCTACTGAGATTTTAGTAAAACTTATTCCTAATGAGAATCCAATAGGTTTTGCTTATCGGGTGTATTATGTAAAAAGGACTGATACTGACTCATTAAACCCGACATTAACAACCGACTGTTTGGGTTTACCCGATTCTTTATTTTATTCTCTATGTTTTGGTGGCGAAATAGTCTTAGAGGTAGATAAAAGAAAGCCAATAAGAAACTTCTCAGGAATTGATTTTGTGGTTTATGAGGGAGACGATGGAATTACCGAAAGTTATGACTGTTATGTCTCATTAGATTTAATAAACTGGCATTATTGTGGCAGAGGTTTAGGAACCCAAGGGTTTGATTTAAATAATACTCCTTTGGATAGTGCCTATTATATAAAGATAGTAGATGTTAATAGCGGTTCCAATAATCTGCCTTATGCTGGTTTTGATTTGGATGGAGTTATATATTATATTGGTGAAGTAGGAATTGCTGAAAATAATGTTAATAAAAGGATAAATAATGATAAGTTTAGGATTTTCAATTATTTAGGTCAGAATATCAGTAATAGAGGAATAAAGAACTTGAAAAAAGGGGTTTATTTTATAAAAAATAGGGAAGAGATAAGAAAGATAGTAAAAATAAGGGACTAA